One region of Olleya sp. Hel_I_94 genomic DNA includes:
- a CDS encoding serine hydrolase produces the protein MKKLIVILIVFIVSFQAKSQDVLIPDEVKTYIQSRVNNQVNVGIVVGYIDGQNIDYYSFGNTAMKDGTPVNKNSVFEIGSISKTFTTTILALKVNSGEMSLNDPISKYLPETVKVPTKNGKEITLQHLATHTSALPRMPDNMAPKDVNNPFADYTYKQLYSFISNYELTRDIGVFSEYSNLGMGLLGHILELQSGQTFEELVIQHIANPLQMDDTRIVLTQQMQNRLAKGHAGLSETNNWDIITLAGAGGIRSTTSDMVKYIQANLNCASGNTPLDKAMQLAHQSTFKSEEQRLEMALAWHIENGKFLMHNGATGGYCAMSAIDKADKKGVIVLTNSNENVDAIAIKLMVPSYPLQPVKPSIAKMMAKKIKDSNIDEAIIFYKDAKVSQANTFNFDIDQLNTLGYQFLEEDQKEIALALFKLNVAQFPEASNPYDSLGEAYLKSGEQTLAITNYKKSLALNPANDNARDVLKSLDVVLEEVVISSEILKTYVGKYQLAPDFFITISTNDGRLFLQATNQSKFEIYPSEVNQFYLKVVEAKVEFKPNKEGKIDQMILFQNGQVLPGQRVE, from the coding sequence ATGAAAAAACTAATAGTAATTCTTATCGTATTTATCGTCAGCTTTCAAGCTAAATCACAAGACGTTCTAATTCCAGATGAAGTTAAAACATACATTCAATCAAGAGTTAATAATCAAGTTAATGTTGGTATTGTAGTTGGATATATTGATGGTCAAAATATAGACTATTATAGCTTTGGTAACACTGCAATGAAGGATGGAACACCTGTAAATAAAAATTCAGTGTTTGAGATTGGATCTATTTCAAAAACATTTACAACGACCATTTTAGCATTAAAGGTTAATAGTGGCGAAATGAGTTTAAACGACCCAATTTCAAAATACTTACCAGAAACAGTTAAAGTACCTACAAAAAATGGCAAAGAGATTACATTGCAACATTTAGCAACACACACGTCAGCTTTACCACGTATGCCAGATAATATGGCTCCAAAAGATGTAAACAACCCGTTTGCAGATTATACCTATAAACAATTATATAGCTTTATTTCTAATTACGAGTTAACTAGAGATATTGGTGTTTTTAGTGAGTATTCAAATTTAGGAATGGGATTATTAGGTCACATTTTAGAGCTTCAAAGTGGTCAAACTTTTGAGGAATTAGTAATACAACATATTGCTAATCCCTTACAAATGGATGATACCAGAATAGTATTAACACAGCAAATGCAAAATCGTTTAGCAAAAGGACATGCAGGATTATCAGAAACTAATAATTGGGATATTATCACCTTAGCTGGAGCAGGAGGAATAAGGTCAACTACCAGTGATATGGTAAAATATATCCAAGCAAATTTAAACTGTGCTTCTGGAAATACGCCATTAGATAAAGCGATGCAGCTAGCACATCAGTCTACTTTTAAAAGTGAAGAACAGCGTTTAGAAATGGCATTAGCTTGGCATATTGAAAATGGTAAATTTTTAATGCATAATGGTGCAACAGGTGGTTATTGTGCAATGTCAGCTATTGATAAAGCGGATAAAAAAGGCGTAATAGTTTTGACAAATAGTAATGAAAACGTGGATGCTATTGCTATTAAATTAATGGTACCATCATATCCATTACAACCTGTCAAACCATCGATAGCAAAGATGATGGCTAAAAAAATTAAGGATAGTAATATAGATGAGGCTATCATATTTTATAAAGATGCTAAAGTAAGTCAAGCTAATACTTTTAATTTTGATATAGACCAGCTTAACACTTTAGGTTATCAGTTTTTAGAAGAAGACCAAAAAGAAATTGCTTTAGCATTATTTAAATTAAATGTAGCACAATTTCCGGAGGCTTCAAACCCATACGACTCATTAGGTGAAGCATATTTAAAATCAGGAGAACAAACATTAGCTATCACTAACTACAAAAAGTCTTTAGCATTAAATCCAGCAAATGACAATGCAAGAGACGTTTTAAAATCGTTAGATGTGGTATTGGAAGAGGTTGTTATATCTTCAGAAATACTAAAAACTTATGTTGGTAAATATCAATTAGCACCAGATTTTTTTATTACTATTTCAACAAACGATGGACGTTTATTTTTACAAGCAACTAACCAATCAAAATTCGAAATTTATCCGTCAGAAGTAAATCAATTTTATTTAAAAGTTGTGGAGGCTAAAGTGGAGTTTAAGCCAAACAAGGAAGGTAAAATAGACCAAATGATTTTATTTCAAAATGGTCAAGTATTACCAGGTCAGCGCGTAGAATAA
- a CDS encoding Crp/Fnr family transcriptional regulator, with protein MINIREYIEKTVVISDQDWQLFSSKLENRTFKKKSTILDVGDTENYISFIEKGIARFLIPKEEKEIDLTFGFCFKNEFVSAYDSFLTRKPSLYKLQALTDITMWSISYDDLQEVYEKSFAGNVIGRLSSERLFLIKSKREQSLLNETAEERYLNLFTERPNLIKEIPLKYIASYIGVTPQALSRIRKRIS; from the coding sequence ATGATTAATATTAGAGAATATATAGAAAAAACAGTGGTTATATCTGATCAAGATTGGCAACTGTTTTCGTCTAAATTAGAGAATAGAACTTTTAAAAAGAAAAGTACAATATTAGACGTTGGCGATACAGAAAACTATATTTCGTTTATAGAAAAAGGTATCGCTCGTTTTTTAATTCCGAAGGAAGAAAAAGAAATAGATTTGACCTTTGGATTTTGTTTTAAAAATGAGTTTGTAAGTGCTTACGATTCTTTTTTGACCAGAAAACCTTCATTATATAAGTTACAAGCGTTAACGGATATTACCATGTGGAGCATATCTTATGACGATCTGCAGGAAGTGTACGAAAAAAGTTTTGCAGGTAATGTAATTGGTCGTTTATCCTCAGAACGTTTGTTTTTAATTAAATCAAAACGCGAGCAATCGCTTTTAAACGAAACTGCTGAAGAGCGTTATTTAAATTTGTTTACAGAGCGTCCAAACTTAATAAAAGAGATTCCGTTAAAATATATAGCATCTTATATTGGTGTTACTCCTCAGGCTTTAAGTAGGATTAGAAAGCGAATTTCTTAA
- a CDS encoding acyl-CoA desaturase translates to MAILIFIIILWYTGLFFQTFFLHRYAAHQTFTMSKVTERVCFVLTWVFQGSNYLSAYGYGVMHRMHHAYADTEKDPHSPKYDSNLFTMMWRTKNIYQDINKKRIAVADKFTKNVPQWKAFDKIASSRISRLSWAAAYIVFFSVFATAWWQWLLLPIAFFMAPIHGVIINWFAHIYGYRNFKVSDTSKNLLPVDILMMGEGYHNNHHSHSGRANFGVRWFEIDFTYCIMYVLDKLHIIKIKKTAN, encoded by the coding sequence ATGGCTATTTTAATATTTATCATAATTTTATGGTATACAGGTTTGTTCTTTCAGACCTTCTTTTTACATCGTTACGCAGCACATCAAACCTTTACAATGTCCAAAGTGACAGAGCGTGTTTGCTTTGTATTAACATGGGTTTTTCAAGGATCAAATTATTTAAGTGCCTATGGCTACGGAGTAATGCATAGGATGCATCATGCTTATGCAGATACTGAAAAAGATCCGCACTCACCTAAATACGATAGTAATTTGTTTACTATGATGTGGCGCACAAAAAATATTTATCAGGATATTAATAAAAAACGAATTGCAGTAGCAGATAAGTTTACTAAAAATGTACCACAATGGAAGGCATTTGATAAGATAGCAAGTTCTAGAATTTCAAGATTATCATGGGCTGCAGCCTATATTGTGTTTTTTAGTGTCTTTGCAACTGCTTGGTGGCAATGGTTATTACTACCTATCGCCTTTTTTATGGCACCAATCCACGGAGTTATTATAAATTGGTTTGCGCATATTTATGGCTATCGTAATTTTAAAGTTAGTGACACGTCTAAAAATTTACTGCCTGTAGATATTTTGATGATGGGAGAAGGATACCATAATAACCACCACTCGCATAGTGGACGTGCTAATTTTGGTGTACGTTGGTTTGAAATTGATTTTACATACTGCATAATGTATGTTTTAGATAAACTACATATTATAAAAATAAAAAAAACTGCTAATTAA
- a CDS encoding tetratricopeptide repeat-containing sensor histidine kinase, with the protein MKTNLKLFLLTYICVTCLFSNKAFSQHQTDSLSYYTNAIEKVTSEETLAKAYQYLIEHLEIKKKKNSKLGIAYDLYFLARIDYKVGFYDDSEVSAVEALKILDGLKVNDYNTKLTTGVLNLLGQVYNQKNMFDKANETYLKALSITSTSRDSLVLYNNISNIYKNQKLYNKAQSTLIKATNLFNRVEDSIEKARVIDNLGFIKFKLNNHGAFDDFKTAYTIRQNVDNLAELYPSYKNLSEYYLSKKDTVQALSFAIKAYDVANKVNSLSYKLDAVKTRYNLGDNTVFKEYSFLNDSLLKATKLSQNKFALLKYNVSKSQLQSQIEKAQKQIYQLLAVVILILALGLLYFFRAKHKKEKLKEVYTTETRISKKVHDEVANDVYQIMTKLQSKATINEDFLDDLEKIYIKTRDISKENSTINVNQDFEILLTDLLANYSSNQVNVITKDIAKVDWKKVSDVKKTALYRVLQELMTNMKKHSQANIVVVVFSQNNKKVTINYNDNGVGTLLKKNNGLQNVENRIQSVNGTITFTSTVNKGFKANIIL; encoded by the coding sequence ATGAAAACCAACCTAAAATTATTTCTTCTTACATATATATGCGTTACTTGTCTTTTTAGTAATAAGGCTTTTTCGCAGCATCAAACAGATAGCTTATCATACTATACAAATGCTATAGAGAAAGTAACTTCTGAAGAAACGCTAGCTAAGGCGTATCAATATTTAATTGAGCATTTAGAAATTAAAAAGAAAAAAAACAGCAAATTAGGTATAGCTTATGATTTATATTTTTTAGCAAGAATAGACTACAAAGTAGGTTTTTATGATGATAGTGAAGTAAGTGCTGTTGAAGCTTTAAAGATATTAGATGGTCTAAAAGTTAATGATTATAATACTAAACTAACAACAGGAGTTTTAAACCTTTTGGGACAAGTCTATAATCAAAAAAACATGTTTGATAAAGCTAATGAGACGTATTTAAAAGCGTTATCTATTACTTCGACTTCAAGAGATAGTTTGGTGTTGTATAATAACATTTCTAATATTTATAAAAATCAAAAATTATATAATAAAGCTCAGAGCACATTAATAAAAGCAACTAATTTATTTAATAGGGTAGAAGACTCAATAGAAAAGGCCAGAGTTATTGATAATTTAGGGTTTATAAAATTTAAATTAAATAATCATGGTGCGTTTGACGATTTTAAGACAGCCTACACCATACGTCAAAATGTTGATAATTTAGCCGAGTTATATCCAAGTTATAAAAATTTATCCGAATATTACTTAAGTAAAAAGGATACAGTCCAAGCTTTATCCTTTGCAATAAAAGCCTATGACGTTGCTAATAAGGTAAACAGTTTGTCCTACAAATTAGATGCAGTTAAAACAAGGTATAATTTAGGAGATAATACGGTATTTAAGGAGTATTCATTTTTAAACGATAGCTTATTAAAAGCGACAAAACTAAGTCAAAATAAGTTTGCTTTGCTAAAATATAACGTTAGTAAAAGTCAATTACAGTCTCAAATAGAGAAAGCTCAAAAACAAATCTACCAATTATTAGCTGTTGTAATATTGATTTTAGCTTTGGGATTACTCTATTTTTTTAGAGCAAAACATAAAAAAGAAAAATTAAAAGAGGTTTATACAACAGAAACTAGAATATCTAAAAAAGTACATGATGAGGTAGCAAATGATGTCTATCAAATAATGACAAAATTACAGAGTAAAGCCACTATAAATGAAGACTTTTTAGACGATCTGGAAAAAATTTACATTAAAACTAGAGATATTTCTAAAGAAAATAGCACAATAAATGTTAATCAAGATTTTGAAATCCTACTTACAGACTTATTAGCTAATTATAGTAGTAATCAGGTTAATGTGATTACAAAGGACATTGCAAAGGTAGATTGGAAAAAGGTGTCAGATGTTAAAAAGACTGCACTTTACAGAGTGTTACAGGAGTTAATGACCAATATGAAAAAACATAGCCAAGCTAATATTGTAGTCGTAGTTTTTAGTCAAAACAATAAAAAAGTGACTATTAATTACAACGATAATGGTGTAGGAACACTATTAAAAAAGAATAATGGTTTGCAAAATGTGGAAAACCGTATTCAATCTGTTAATGGAACAATTACTTTTACATCCACAGTCAATAAAGGGTTTAAAGCAAACATTATATTATAA
- a CDS encoding response regulator transcription factor has protein sequence MFSKVIISDDLGSISQGVLSVLSKLSITNVTQVQYCDDAYLKISKAILDQQPFELLITDLSFIADHRDQKYKSGEELVAALKQQNPDLKIIVYSVEDRLQKVRVLVNKHNIDGYVCKGRRGLIELDQAIVTTYQNGQYLSPQVQQALSPKSNLEIDDYDILLIKLLSNGLSQEQIREQLKIDNISPNSLSTIEKKLNKLRIQFKANNAIHLVAIVKDLGLI, from the coding sequence ATGTTTAGTAAAGTAATTATATCAGATGATTTAGGTAGTATTAGTCAAGGTGTTTTATCTGTCTTAAGTAAATTATCCATAACTAATGTCACACAAGTACAATATTGTGATGATGCTTATCTTAAAATATCTAAAGCAATTCTCGACCAACAACCATTTGAATTGTTAATTACAGATTTATCGTTTATTGCAGATCATAGAGACCAGAAATATAAATCAGGAGAAGAGCTTGTTGCGGCTTTAAAGCAACAGAATCCTGATTTAAAAATTATTGTTTATTCGGTAGAAGATAGATTACAAAAAGTAAGAGTATTGGTTAATAAACATAACATTGATGGTTATGTTTGTAAAGGTAGACGTGGTTTGATAGAACTTGATCAAGCTATTGTAACTACATATCAAAATGGTCAATATTTATCACCTCAAGTGCAACAAGCTTTAAGTCCAAAGTCTAATTTAGAGATTGATGATTATGACATTTTATTAATTAAATTATTATCTAATGGTTTGTCGCAAGAACAAATTAGAGAACAACTAAAAATAGATAATATTTCGCCTAATAGCTTGAGTACTATCGAAAAAAAGCTAAACAAACTACGTATACAATTTAAAGCTAACAATGCCATACATCTTGTTGCAATCGTAAAAGATTTAGGTTTAATTTAA
- a CDS encoding NYN domain-containing protein — MDIKLAVLIDGDNIPSAYVKEMMEEIAKYGNPTIKRIYGDWTKPNLNKWKSLLLENAITPIQQYGYTTGKNATDSAMIIDAMDILYSEKVDGFCLVSSDSDFTRLATRLREAGMKVYGIGEKKTPNPFIVACDKFIYIEILKNLTEDSTLEPSTKSSKSKNNYDTITQKEIKLIATTIDDVADDDGWAFLGDVGSLLQKKQPNFDSRNYGFQKLTPLINSIPAFEIDSREDTRGRMKLIYVRIKEVKPKGRKR, encoded by the coding sequence ATGGATATAAAATTAGCAGTACTTATTGATGGAGACAATATTCCCTCAGCATATGTAAAGGAGATGATGGAAGAAATTGCTAAATATGGTAATCCAACAATTAAACGTATTTATGGAGATTGGACCAAACCAAATCTTAATAAATGGAAAAGTTTGCTATTAGAAAATGCTATAACTCCAATCCAACAATATGGCTATACTACTGGTAAAAATGCTACAGATTCTGCCATGATTATTGATGCAATGGATATTTTATATTCAGAGAAAGTAGATGGCTTTTGCTTAGTATCTAGTGATAGCGATTTTACACGTCTTGCAACGCGTTTACGTGAAGCTGGAATGAAAGTCTATGGTATTGGAGAAAAGAAGACGCCAAACCCTTTTATAGTCGCTTGTGATAAGTTTATTTACATAGAAATACTTAAAAACCTAACCGAAGACAGTACATTAGAACCTTCAACCAAATCTTCTAAGTCCAAAAATAATTACGACACCATCACACAAAAAGAAATTAAGCTTATTGCTACAACTATTGACGATGTTGCAGATGACGATGGTTGGGCATTTTTAGGTGATGTTGGAAGTTTATTACAAAAAAAGCAACCTAATTTTGATTCTAGAAATTATGGTTTTCAAAAACTAACACCTTTAATTAATAGTATTCCAGCGTTTGAAATAGATAGTCGTGAGGACACTAGAGGTCGCATGAAGCTAATTTATGTCAGAATTAAAGAGGTAAAACCTAAAGGTCGAAAGCGATAA
- a CDS encoding DUF294 nucleotidyltransferase-like domain-containing protein, protein MKNAITERILDFIKDFPPFDALIHEQLLAIASEIEVIYIEKNNFIFKQNEALQEVFYVVKAGAIGIFKDDKLVDKCDAGDIFGLRALIRKDHYLLDARAIEQSIIYSIPAKVIEDIIINNPKANQFLIASFATNTRNPYSDEDKGTLFANIGVLKPEASSFTEMQSAKFSKNPVVCNPLISIQEASQIMSTNKVGSIVITNNKQPIGIITDKDLRNKVATGLHTITDTVEAIMSSPVITFPDSISVAEAQIAMLKNDISHLCITKDGTPYSELIGILSEHDIIVIYGNNPSVLIKEIKRANSAESLKYIREKAQDLLKGYLKQSIPISFITKIISAINNAITSRILELTIAEFNQEPPVSFAWLAIGSQGRKEQLLYTDQDNALVYEDSTEDYKTKAYFLKLATAVNKKLAIVGFKFCPDNMMASNPKWCLTVSDWKSQFTNWITHSDEDKMMLCNIFFDYNFVYGNQSLVSGMSDNIFRAIHSHEIFLTFMGRNALKKPAPLSFFRSFLVEHSGEHKDQFDIKSRAIMPLVDAARVLILSHDIKDINNTIARYQKLVEIEPQHKDLFDSCINAFRVLLRFRTKQGLKNNDSGQFIDVKNLSKNNKLKLKGCFKPVKEVQDLLAARYKVSQLP, encoded by the coding sequence ATGAAAAACGCCATTACAGAACGTATTTTAGATTTCATAAAAGACTTTCCTCCTTTTGATGCTTTAATTCATGAGCAATTGTTAGCTATTGCATCTGAGATTGAGGTAATTTACATTGAAAAGAATAATTTTATTTTTAAACAAAATGAAGCTTTACAAGAGGTGTTTTACGTGGTAAAGGCAGGTGCAATTGGTATTTTTAAAGATGATAAATTAGTTGATAAATGTGATGCTGGAGATATTTTTGGATTACGAGCATTAATACGTAAAGATCATTATTTATTAGATGCAAGAGCTATTGAGCAAAGTATTATTTATAGTATTCCTGCTAAGGTTATTGAAGACATTATAATAAATAACCCAAAAGCCAATCAGTTTTTAATTGCAAGTTTTGCTACTAATACGCGTAACCCTTATAGTGATGAAGACAAGGGTACATTATTTGCTAACATTGGTGTTTTAAAACCTGAAGCCTCTAGTTTTACAGAAATGCAATCGGCAAAGTTTTCTAAAAACCCTGTGGTATGCAATCCATTAATTAGTATACAAGAAGCTTCGCAAATAATGAGCACTAATAAAGTGGGATCTATTGTAATAACTAATAACAAACAGCCAATTGGTATTATTACAGACAAAGATTTACGTAATAAAGTGGCTACTGGATTACACACCATAACAGACACTGTGGAAGCCATTATGTCTTCTCCAGTTATCACGTTTCCTGACAGTATATCTGTTGCCGAAGCACAAATTGCAATGCTAAAAAATGATATTTCACACCTATGTATTACCAAAGATGGGACACCATACTCTGAGTTAATTGGTATCCTATCAGAGCATGATATTATTGTAATTTATGGTAATAATCCTTCGGTTTTAATTAAAGAAATAAAACGAGCAAATTCTGCTGAGTCATTAAAATATATTAGAGAAAAAGCGCAAGATTTATTAAAAGGGTATCTTAAACAAAGTATCCCAATTAGTTTTATAACCAAAATAATTTCTGCAATAAATAATGCAATTACATCGCGTATTTTAGAGTTAACTATTGCTGAATTTAACCAAGAACCACCTGTATCTTTTGCTTGGTTAGCTATTGGAAGCCAAGGAAGAAAAGAGCAACTATTATATACAGATCAAGACAATGCTTTAGTGTATGAAGACAGTACAGAAGACTATAAAACTAAAGCTTACTTTTTAAAATTAGCAACTGCTGTAAATAAAAAACTAGCTATTGTTGGCTTTAAGTTTTGTCCTGATAACATGATGGCAAGTAACCCAAAATGGTGTTTAACAGTCTCTGATTGGAAATCTCAATTTACCAATTGGATTACCCACTCTGACGAGGATAAAATGATGTTGTGCAACATTTTTTTTGATTATAACTTTGTTTATGGAAACCAAAGTTTAGTTAGTGGTATGTCCGACAATATTTTTAGAGCCATACATAGTCATGAAATCTTCTTAACTTTTATGGGTAGAAATGCTTTAAAAAAACCTGCACCTTTAAGCTTTTTTAGAAGCTTTTTAGTAGAGCATTCTGGAGAACATAAAGATCAATTTGATATTAAATCCAGAGCTATTATGCCACTTGTTGATGCTGCACGTGTTTTAATTTTGTCGCATGATATTAAGGATATAAACAATACTATAGCACGCTACCAAAAACTAGTTGAAATCGAACCTCAGCACAAAGATTTGTTTGACTCGTGCATAAATGCATTTAGAGTATTGCTACGCTTTAGAACAAAACAAGGATTGAAAAATAATGATTCTGGTCAGTTTATTGATGTAAAAAACCTTAGTAAAAACAACAAGTTAAAACTTAAAGGTTGCTTTAAACCTGTTAAAGAAGTACAAGATTTATTAGCTGCGCGATATAAAGTATCGCAATTACCTTAA
- a CDS encoding proline iminopeptidase-family hydrolase, with protein MSLLCFNCKKIEETKKVETTNTAENYLKPNTEDQFLGGIKMIPITTPKGEFKVWTKRVGNNPTIKVLLLHGGPGMTHEIYECFDGYFPQENIEYYYYDQLGSYYSDQPKDLSLWDLDRFVEEVEQVRIALGLNKDNFYLYGQSWGGILGMQYALKYQDNLKGLIISNMVASIPDYQKYSDQVLAPKLDPEVLKEIMSYEDKEDYTNQRYLDLIVENYYTKHVIRMPVKDWPEPINRSFKHLNPDVYVTMQGPSEFGIKGNATLKNWDVKDRLKEIKTPTLTIGATHDTMDPEHMKWISTEVQNGRFLLCPNGSHLSQFDDQKVFFKGLISFIKDVDSGAF; from the coding sequence TTGTCTTTATTATGTTTTAATTGTAAAAAGATAGAAGAAACAAAAAAGGTTGAGACTACTAATACTGCAGAAAATTATTTAAAACCTAATACTGAAGATCAATTTTTAGGAGGTATAAAAATGATACCAATTACAACACCTAAAGGCGAATTTAAGGTTTGGACTAAACGCGTTGGAAATAACCCAACAATCAAGGTGCTTTTATTACATGGTGGTCCAGGAATGACGCATGAAATTTATGAATGTTTTGATGGCTACTTTCCGCAGGAAAATATAGAGTATTACTACTACGATCAATTAGGATCGTATTACAGCGATCAACCCAAAGATTTAAGTTTATGGGATTTAGATAGATTTGTAGAAGAGGTGGAACAAGTTAGAATTGCTTTAGGTTTAAATAAAGATAATTTTTACTTGTATGGTCAATCTTGGGGAGGAATTTTGGGCATGCAATATGCCTTAAAATATCAAGACAATTTAAAAGGATTAATTATATCTAATATGGTAGCTTCAATACCTGACTATCAAAAATATTCTGACCAGGTGTTAGCACCAAAATTAGATCCTGAAGTTTTAAAAGAAATTATGAGCTATGAGGATAAAGAAGATTACACAAATCAAAGATATTTAGATTTAATTGTCGAAAATTATTACACCAAGCATGTTATAAGAATGCCAGTCAAAGATTGGCCAGAACCAATTAACAGAAGCTTTAAGCATTTAAATCCTGATGTGTATGTAACAATGCAAGGACCAAGTGAGTTTGGTATTAAAGGTAATGCTACGCTTAAAAATTGGGATGTAAAAGACCGATTAAAAGAAATTAAAACACCAACCCTTACCATTGGAGCAACGCATGATACCATGGACCCAGAACACATGAAATGGATTAGTACCGAAGTCCAAAATGGACGTTTTTTGCTTTGCCCAAATGGCAGTCATTTATCTCAATTTGATGATCAAAAGGTGTTTTTTAAAGGGTTAATTAGTTTTATTAAAGATGTAGATTCTGGTGCGTTTTAA
- a CDS encoding cytochrome-c peroxidase, which translates to MKSHHSFLIIIVLLVTLSACKSDKTETVDVINWDIAQKYYINNIDLASNYLDSLKTEGLTGKNTKHYFTLAREAFKKAEPFASYLNPEVGHRANGPALPVYKEDTGKILKPIGLQKIEESIYESDTSVTDFNQEIYVTQGLFAILKANMENRALTPQRFFIATHQQLLRIVSLGMSGFDTPVSHLGIKESAVSLKSLQNVYNNTLKSSIIKKDKSLDDAFNNSIIKAINYINQHQDFDAFDRFAFTRDYLNPITRQWVSIRKTANIWEPTNTEAFNFDALTFFESNSFNLNYFTPTTNRNPSDKQIALGEKLFFDTQLSANNSMACVTCHSPALGYADAMTVNLDNNGKPLKRNTPTLINSAFQKSFFWDGRSETMIEQISSVFLNDKEFNTNVHTFSEAILQDSTYITLFKEAYGQVPKNNTNVIKALSAYISTLNGFDSKFDKNIRGELNNFTDEETLGYNLFMGKALCATCHFMPLTSGTVPPFFTETEKEVVGVPKTAQNKKLDDDSGFYYKYKEALHKGMFKTPTVRNVAITGPYMHNGVYTTLEEVLNFYNLGGGGGLGFDLDHQTLPFDNLNLTETEQQAIIAYLKTLTDVPDTY; encoded by the coding sequence ATGAAATCACACCATTCATTTTTAATTATAATAGTATTATTAGTAACATTATCAGCTTGCAAATCGGATAAAACCGAAACCGTAGACGTCATAAATTGGGACATTGCTCAAAAGTATTATATAAACAATATAGATCTTGCTTCTAATTACTTAGATAGTTTAAAAACCGAAGGTCTTACTGGTAAAAACACCAAACACTATTTTACATTAGCACGAGAGGCTTTTAAAAAAGCAGAGCCTTTTGCCTCGTATTTAAATCCTGAAGTAGGACACAGAGCTAATGGTCCTGCACTTCCTGTGTATAAAGAAGATACAGGTAAAATATTAAAACCAATTGGTCTTCAAAAAATAGAAGAAAGTATTTATGAGTCAGATACGTCTGTCACAGATTTTAATCAAGAAATCTATGTTACACAAGGGTTGTTTGCCATATTAAAAGCAAATATGGAAAACAGAGCATTAACACCACAACGTTTTTTTATAGCTACACACCAACAGCTTTTGCGCATTGTAAGTTTGGGTATGTCAGGATTTGATACTCCTGTAAGTCATTTAGGTATAAAAGAAAGTGCTGTTTCATTAAAAAGTCTTCAAAACGTATATAATAACACCTTAAAATCTTCGATTATAAAAAAAGACAAATCCTTAGATGATGCGTTTAACAACTCGATTATAAAAGCAATTAATTACATTAATCAACATCAGGATTTTGATGCTTTTGATAGGTTTGCGTTTACCAGAGATTACTTAAATCCAATCACGCGTCAATGGGTTTCTATCAGGAAAACAGCTAACATTTGGGAACCTACTAATACAGAAGCTTTTAATTTTGATGCACTTACTTTTTTTGAAAGTAATAGTTTCAACTTAAACTATTTTACACCAACAACTAACCGTAACCCAAGCGACAAACAAATAGCTTTAGGCGAAAAATTGTTTTTTGACACACAACTTTCTGCTAATAACAGTATGGCTTGTGTTACCTGTCATAGTCCTGCTTTAGGATATGCGGATGCTATGACTGTTAACTTAGATAATAACGGTAAGCCATTAAAGCGCAATACACCAACTTTAATAAATAGTGCCTTTCAAAAAAGCTTTTTTTGGGATGGTAGATCTGAAACCATGATTGAACAAATTTCATCTGTATTTTTAAATGATAAAGAATTTAATACTAATGTTCACACCTTTTCTGAAGCTATTTTACAAGACTCAACTTACATTACATTATTTAAAGAAGCCTATGGACAAGTTCCAAAAAACAATACCAATGTTATTAAAGCATTGTCTGCTTATATTTCTACTTTAAACGGTTTTGACTCTAAATTTGATAAAAATATTAGAGGAGAACTTAATAATTTTACAGATGAAGAAACCTTAGGTTATAACCTATTTATGGGCAAAGCCTTATGTGCCACATGCCATTTTATGCCTTTAACTAGCGGAACTGTACCACCTTTTTTTACTGAAACAGAAAAAGAAGTTGTTGGTGTTCCAAAAACAGCCCAAAATAAAAAACTAGATGACGATTCTGGTTTTTATTATAAATATAAAGAAGCCTTACATAAAGGTATGTTTAAAACGCCAACGGTTAGAAACGTTGCTATAACAGGTCCATATATGCATAATGGCGTCTATACTACTTTAGAGGAAGTCCTTAATTTTTACAACCTTGGTGGAGGTGGTGGATTGGGTTTTGATTTGGACCATCAAACGCTTCCTTTTGATAATTTAAACCTTACAGAAACCGAGCAGCAAGCCATTATAGCTTATCTAAAAACCTTAACTGATGTACCTGACACGTATTAA